Proteins found in one Bacteroidota bacterium genomic segment:
- the hemN gene encoding oxygen-independent coproporphyrinogen III oxidase — protein MNSIFANIDISLLKKYDKPGPRYTSYPTAPLFTQEYTPQWFKEDLIQNNSNSTHPLSLYFHIPFCDTLCYFCGCTTIITPNSEHLKKYIGYLKKEIETVSKYISHQRQVVQLHWGGGTPSYLHPEQIRDVGNYIKDRFNFGQNIEYGVEIDPRGLTFEHMKAFREVGMNRVSIGVQDFNEEVQVASNRFQSEEITMNAYNWARELGIKSINLDLIYGLPKQTQESFEKTLDKAIEISPERFAIFNFAYIPWLKPHQKLLNQSELPTADTKLQILKMTIEKLVTNGYVYIGMDHFVKPTDEMAIAQKNKTLYRNFQGYSTNAQADLFGFGMSSISHFGTVYSQNYKTLEEYYKSIDEGKFPIHIGYRMNEDDVIRKFVILRLMCDLEIDKNQIEKKFNIKFDEYFSESLVDLQQFIDEGIVVNSNDKILIQGMGRLVLRTIAMCFDAYIKKMVKEKPIFSRTV, from the coding sequence ATGAATTCAATATTTGCAAATATAGATATAAGTCTTTTAAAAAAGTACGATAAACCCGGTCCTCGATATACGAGCTATCCGACTGCACCTTTATTCACTCAAGAGTATACACCTCAATGGTTTAAAGAGGATTTAATTCAAAACAATTCAAACAGTACTCATCCATTGTCTCTATATTTTCACATTCCTTTCTGCGATACCCTCTGTTATTTCTGCGGCTGTACAACAATCATAACTCCTAATAGTGAGCATCTTAAAAAATATATCGGTTACTTGAAAAAGGAAATTGAGACCGTATCAAAATACATCTCACATCAACGTCAAGTTGTTCAACTTCATTGGGGTGGAGGTACTCCGTCTTATCTTCATCCGGAACAGATCAGAGACGTAGGGAATTATATAAAGGATAGATTTAACTTCGGACAGAACATCGAATACGGTGTAGAAATTGATCCGCGAGGTTTAACTTTCGAACACATGAAAGCATTCCGTGAAGTAGGGATGAACAGAGTAAGTATCGGTGTGCAGGACTTTAACGAAGAAGTCCAAGTTGCGTCAAACCGGTTTCAGTCCGAAGAAATTACAATGAACGCCTACAACTGGGCACGTGAACTTGGAATTAAAAGCATTAACCTCGACTTAATCTACGGACTACCTAAACAAACACAAGAGTCGTTCGAAAAAACTCTTGATAAAGCGATCGAGATTTCACCGGAGAGATTTGCCATTTTCAACTTTGCATACATACCGTGGTTGAAACCTCATCAGAAATTGTTAAACCAATCCGAGTTGCCGACAGCCGACACGAAACTTCAGATATTAAAAATGACAATCGAAAAGTTAGTAACTAACGGTTACGTGTACATAGGTATGGACCACTTTGTAAAACCAACAGATGAAATGGCAATCGCTCAGAAGAATAAAACTCTTTATAGAAATTTTCAAGGATACTCCACGAATGCCCAAGCCGATTTGTTCGGTTTCGGAATGTCTTCAATTTCTCACTTCGGAACTGTTTATTCTCAAAATTATAAAACACTTGAAGAATACTATAAGAGCATAGATGAAGGGAAATTCCCGATACATATCGGTTATCGGATGAACGAGGATGATGTAATCCGAAAGTTTGTAATACTCCGGCTTATGTGTGATTTAGAAATTGATAAAAATCAGATTGAGAAAAAATTTAACATCAAATTCGATGAATATTTTTCGGAGTCGTTGGTGGACCTACAGCAATTTATCGATGAGGGGATTGTTGTAAATTCAAACGACAAAATATTGATTCAAGGTATGGGCCGGCTTGTTCTTCGAACGATAGCAATGTGTTTCGATGCCTACATTAAAAAAATGGTAAAAGAAAAACCGATATTTTCAAGGACGGTATAG
- a CDS encoding 3'-5' exonuclease, which translates to MYLFFDTETTGLPRNWKAPVTDLNNWPRMVQLAFLFYDKNGNKISGDDYIIKPEGFTIPSDVSRIHGITTERANREGKSILLVLQEFNSLINEANYLVAHNMSFDEKIVGAEFLRNRMQNSIATKRKICTMESTTKFCAIDGPYGYKWPKLSELHYKLFRTSFEESHNAAVDINATAKCFWELKRIGKI; encoded by the coding sequence ATGTATCTATTTTTTGACACAGAAACAACAGGATTACCAAGAAATTGGAAAGCACCAGTAACAGACCTAAACAATTGGCCACGTATGGTTCAATTAGCTTTTTTATTTTATGATAAAAATGGAAATAAAATTTCTGGTGATGACTATATTATTAAACCAGAGGGATTTACAATTCCTTCTGACGTATCAAGAATTCACGGGATTACGACAGAAAGAGCTAATCGAGAAGGGAAATCTATTTTGCTAGTTTTACAAGAATTCAATTCGCTAATTAATGAAGCTAACTATCTTGTAGCACATAATATGAGTTTTGACGAAAAGATTGTTGGAGCCGAATTTTTAAGAAATAGGATGCAAAACAGTATTGCAACAAAGAGAAAAATTTGCACAATGGAAAGCACAACAAAATTTTGTGCAATTGACGGACCTTATGGTTACAAGTGGCCCAAACTTTCAGAGTTGCATTACAAACTTTTCCGGACAAGTTTTGAAGAATCTCATAATGCTGCTGTGGACATTAATGCTACTGCAAAATGCTTTTGGGAATTGAAACGAATTGGGAAAATTTGA